From Carya illinoinensis cultivar Pawnee chromosome 5, C.illinoinensisPawnee_v1, whole genome shotgun sequence, one genomic window encodes:
- the LOC122311105 gene encoding WAT1-related protein At4g08300-like encodes MGDQREGGMTCQALKKAKPFLAIVSLQFGYSGMYIISMISLKRGMSHYILATYRHVVATIVIAPFAIVLERKIRPKMTFPIFLRIVVLAFLEPVLDQNFYYLGMKYTSATFAAAIFNMLPAITFIMAIIFRLETVNFKKLHSTAKVVGTVVTVMGAMVMTLYKGPIVNFVGGREQSHHKSSTESADQHWVTGTLMLLASCCSWASFFILQSFTLKMYPAELSLTAWICLMGMVEGSIVSLIMERDLSVWVIGWDSRLLAAVYSGIVCSGIAYYVQGFVIKDRGPVFVTSFSPLCMIITAALGFIVLAEQVHLGSVIGAIIIVFGLYTVVWGKSKDAPNSKAIVADEKGTQELPITDTIRSASSSIITTTTTADSNNDAANSKVLKIPHATAPLH; translated from the exons ATGGGAGACCAAAGGGAAGGTGGGATGACTTGCCAAGCGCTTAAGAAGGCAAAACCTTTCTTGGCTATCGTCTCTTTGCAGTTTGGTTATTCAGGAATGTACATAATCTCTATGATCTCTTTGAAGAGAGGCATGAGTCACTACATACTTGCAACTTACCGTCATGTAGTTGCCACGATTGTGATCGCTCCCTTTGCTATTGTTCTTGAAAG GAAAATAAGACCCAAGATGACTTTTCCCATTTTCCTGAGAATTGTGGTGCTCGCTTTCCTGGA GCCCGTGCTTGATCAGAACTTCTATTATCTGGGAATGAAGTACACCTCAGCAACGTTTGCGGCTGCCATTTTCAATATGCTCCCCGCGATAACCTTCATCATGGCAATCATCTTCAG GTTGGAGACGGTGAATTTCAAGAAGTTACATAGTACAGCCAAGGTGGTGGGCACAGTAGTGACGGTGATGGGAGCCATGGTGATGACTTTGTACAAAGGCCCCATCGTCAATTTCGTGGGGGGTAGAGAGCAAAGCCACCACAAATCCAGCACAGAGTCTGCAGATCAGCATTGGGTCACCGGGACTTTAATGCTCCTAGCCAGTTGCTGCAGCTGGGCCAGTTTCTTTATATTGCAA TCATTTACGTTGAAGATGTACCCGGCAGAGCTCTCTCTCACAGCTTGGATATGCTTAATGGGGATGGTGGAAGGTTCAATCGTATCGCTTATCATGGAACGCGACCTCAGCGTCTGGGTTATTGGCTGGGATTCAAGGCTCCTTGCTGCTGTTTACTCT ggGATAGTTTGCTCTGGAATCGCATATTATGTACAAGGATTTGTTATCAAGGACCGTGGCCCTGTGTTCGTAACGTCTTTCAGCCCTCTGTGCATGATCATCACTGCCGCTCTCGGCTTCATTGTTTTAGCTGAGCAAGTCCATCTTGGaag TGTAATTGGAGCCATTATCATAGTCTTCGGCCTTTACACAGTCGTGTGGGGTAAAAGCAAAGATGCTCCAAACTCAAAAGCTATAGTGGCCGATGAGAAAGGAACCCAAGAATTGCCAATCACAGACACCATTAGATCAGCATCATCATCAATTATAACCACTACTACTACTGCTGATAGCAATAACGATGCAGCTAATTCCAAGGTGTTAAAGATTCCTCATGCAACAGCGCCACTCCACTAG
- the LOC122310365 gene encoding LOW QUALITY PROTEIN: WAT1-related protein At4g08290-like (The sequence of the model RefSeq protein was modified relative to this genomic sequence to represent the inferred CDS: deleted 1 base in 1 codon), giving the protein MACGRVMVMKNMKPYLLMVAMQFGLAGSTYIFSMVSLNHGMSRYVFIVYRNAIAALVLAPFALLLYSKTRPKMTYPVLMQIAVLGVLELLLDQGFTYLAMKYTSASFASAIMNAVPSVTFIIAVILRYVQRVKIKEVQGQAKVIGTILTLAGALLMTLYRGPVIDLIWSRKMAYSSSMMSSDHKWLIAPPLLIGTFFILIGCVAWSAFYILQSVTVKKYPAELSLSSLICFMGRVQSAAVAVAERHYPSAWSTGWDSRLLAPLYTGVLSSGIAYYVQGLVMKDRGPVFVTAFNPLCMIIVAALGSVILAEKLHLDSIIGGIIIAVGHYSAVWGKSKDYSVMDCDGQELPVTANEAAYKSVISGNKTHGHQQVKN; this is encoded by the exons GTGGCCGTGTAATGGTTATGAAAAACATGAAACCTTATCTACTGATGGTGGCCATGCAATTTGGTTTGGCAGGGTCGACGTACATTTTCAGCATGGTTTCTCTCAACCATGGCATGAGTCGCTACGTGTTCATTGTCTACCGCAATGCTATTGCTGCACTCGTCCTTGCTCCTTTTGCGCTTTT GCTTTACAGTAAAACGAGGCCAAAGATGACATACCCTGTCTTGATGCAGATAGCAGTGCTGGGAGTTTTAGA ACTACTCCTTGATCAAGGCTTCACTTACTTGGCCATGAAGTACACATCGGCATCATTTGCATCTGCCATTATGAACGCCGTTCCTTCTGTTACCTTCATTATTGCGGTTATCCTTCGGTACGTAC AGCGAGTGAAGATAAAGGAGGTTCAAGGTCAAGCCAAGGTCATTGGAACAATATTAACCTTAGCAGGTGCTTTGCTCATGACACTTTACCGAGGCCCTGTGATTGACCTAATTTGGTCAAGGAAAATGGCCTACTCCTCCTCCATGATGAGCTCAGACCATAAATGGTTAATCG CTCCGCCACTGTTAATCGGGACATTTTTTATCCTCATTGGTTGTGTGGCCTGGTCCGCTTTCTACATATTGCAA TCCGTAACAGTGAAGAAATACCCAGCGGAGCTGTCTCTGTCCTCGTTGATATGTTTTATGGGCAGAGTGCAAAGTGCAGCAGTGGCT GTGGCTGAGCGTCACTACCCAAGTGCATGGTCTACAGGTTGGGACTCCAGGCTCCTTGCTCCTCTCTATACG GGAGTACTTAGCTCCGGAATTGCATATTATGTGCAAGGCCTGGTTATGAAAGATAGAGGCCCAGTCTTCGTAACTGCCTTCAACCCTCTTTGCATGATCATCGTCGCTGCTCTGGGGTCTGTAATTCTAGCCGAGAAACTCCACTTGGA CAGTATCATTGGAGGCATTATAATCGCAGTTGGCCATTATTCTGCCGTCTGGGGCAAAAGCAAAGATTATAGTGTCATGGACTGTGACGGCCAGGAGCTCCCAGTTACTGCAAATGAAGCTGCTTATAAATCGGTCATATCAGGGAATAAAACTCATGGCCATCAGCAAGTCAAGAACTGA
- the LOC122311131 gene encoding glutamic acid-rich protein-like isoform X2, translating into MADAAQDIETPTKEAKGLAHDIESQIKDAMDSRVAHFKEQSDSLTFEGVRRLLEKDLGLEPYALDVHKRLVKQCLLECLDGADSDNASKMSGEMGEKHVNREVADSSEGLHSKKDVKDSEDSPVMGLLTGHKTTKVEHGEAKGSKNKEFPSESTIKKAIRKRSSYVKANSEKVTMAGLRRLLEEDLELEEYTLDSYKKFISQQLDDVLKSCEPSEEKLASNVRKNVKKNSKRKASKTVGSDESSDSSDSKDDGEEEDEEVKPRKKSIPKGKVQNTDVKKRGRPVKETNISSRKRRKAAETIPEENSDAEDGGNVSENGHSESSEEKPVKKKEVSNPAYGKRVEHLKSVIKSCGMSVPPSIYKKIKQAPENKREAHLIKELEEILSKEGLSANPSEKEIKEVRKRKERAKELEGIDMSNIVQSSRRRSTSSFVAPPKPKIPVESKGDDAEDSDKDNDEDNDEDDEEEEVEDDNNDDEDDDDNGGDDDSQSEEFDEDADEDSD; encoded by the exons ATGGCGGACGCGGCACAAGATATCGAGACCCCTACGAAAGAAGCCAAGGGTTTGGCACACGATATCGAGTCCCAGATCAAAGACGCTATGGACTCACGCGTTGCACACTTCAAAGAACAATCCGA TTCTTTGACATTTGAGGGGGTACGGAGATTGTTAGAGAAAGACTTGGGGTTGGAGCCATATGCTTTGGATGTGCATAAGAGACTTGTAAAGCAATGCTTGCTGGAG TGCTTAGATGGTGCTGATTCTGATAATGCCTCTAAGATGTCTGGGGAGATGGGGGAAAAACACGTGAATAGAGAAGTGGCAGATTCATCGGAGGGTCTTCATTCCAAGAAAGATGTAAAGGATTCAGAAGACTCTCCAGTTATGGGTCTTTTGACAGGACATAAAACAACCAAAGTTGAACACGGGGAAGCTAAAGGCAGTAAAAATAAAGAGTTTCCAAGTGAGAGCACGATAAAGAAAGCTATTAGAAAAAGATCTTCTTACGTCAAAGCTAATTCTGA GAAGGTTACGATGGCGGGACTTCGTCGACTTCTGGAGGAAGATCTTGAACTTGAGGAATATACTCTCGACTCCTATAAAAAGTTCATAAGTCAGCAATTAGATGAC GTATTGAAATCTTGTGAACCTTCTGAAGAAAAACTTGCAAGTAATGTCAGGAaaaatgttaagaaaaattccaaGAGGAAAGCATCCAAAACGGTCGGCAGTGATGAGAGTTCTGATTCCTCAGACAGCAAGGATGatggggaagaagaagatgaagaagtgaaACCTAGAAAGAAAAGCATTCCAAAAGGAAAGGTGCAGAACACTGATGTTAAAAAACGTGGAAGACCTGTAAAGGAGACCAACATATCTAGCAGGAAGCGGAGAAAGGCTGCAGAAACAATACCAGAGGAAAATAGTGATGCAGAAGATGGTGGAAATGTCTCTGAAAATGGTCACTCTGAATCTTCTGAAGAGAAACCTGTGAAG AAGAAAGAAGTTTCAAATCCTGCATATGGGAAACGTGTGGAGCATCTGAAATCAGTTATCAAATCATGTGGAATGAG TGTTCCCCCATCaatttacaagaaaataaagcaGGCACCTGAGAACAAACGTGAGGCCCACTTGATAAAGGAGTTGGAGGAAATATTATCCAAAGAAGGGTTATCCGCAAATCCTTCAGAAAAGG AAATCAAGGAAGttagaaagagaaaggaaagagcaAAAGAACTTGAAGGCATTGACATGAGCAATATTGTACAGAGTTCACGTAGAAGGTCTACATCCAGTTTTGTAGCTCCTCCAAAGCCCAAAATTCCAGTTGAAAGCAAGGGTGACGATGCTGAAGATTCTGATAAAGATAATGAtgaagataatgatgaagatgatgaggaggaggaagtAGAAGATgataataatgatgatgaagatgatgatgataatggtGGTGATGATGACAGTCAGAGTGAAGAGTTTGACGAGG ATGCTGATGAAGACAGCGATTAA
- the LOC122311131 gene encoding glutamic acid-rich protein-like isoform X1 → MADAAQDIETPTKEAKGLAHDIESQIKDAMDSRVAHFKEQSDSLTFEGVRRLLEKDLGLEPYALDVHKRLVKQCLLECLDGADSDNASKMSGEMGEKHVNREVADSSEGLHSKKDVKDSEDSPVMGLLTGHKTTKVEHGEAKGSKNKEFPSESTIKKAIRKRSSYVKANSEKVTMAGLRRLLEEDLELEEYTLDSYKKFISQQLDDVLKSCEPSEEKLASNVRKNVKKNSKRKASKTVGSDESSDSSDSKDDGEEEDEEVKPRKKSIPKGKVQNTDVKKRGRPVKETNISSRKRRKAAETIPEENSDAEDGGNVSENGHSESSEEKPVKMQKKEVSNPAYGKRVEHLKSVIKSCGMSVPPSIYKKIKQAPENKREAHLIKELEEILSKEGLSANPSEKEIKEVRKRKERAKELEGIDMSNIVQSSRRRSTSSFVAPPKPKIPVESKGDDAEDSDKDNDEDNDEDDEEEEVEDDNNDDEDDDDNGGDDDSQSEEFDEDADEDSD, encoded by the exons ATGGCGGACGCGGCACAAGATATCGAGACCCCTACGAAAGAAGCCAAGGGTTTGGCACACGATATCGAGTCCCAGATCAAAGACGCTATGGACTCACGCGTTGCACACTTCAAAGAACAATCCGA TTCTTTGACATTTGAGGGGGTACGGAGATTGTTAGAGAAAGACTTGGGGTTGGAGCCATATGCTTTGGATGTGCATAAGAGACTTGTAAAGCAATGCTTGCTGGAG TGCTTAGATGGTGCTGATTCTGATAATGCCTCTAAGATGTCTGGGGAGATGGGGGAAAAACACGTGAATAGAGAAGTGGCAGATTCATCGGAGGGTCTTCATTCCAAGAAAGATGTAAAGGATTCAGAAGACTCTCCAGTTATGGGTCTTTTGACAGGACATAAAACAACCAAAGTTGAACACGGGGAAGCTAAAGGCAGTAAAAATAAAGAGTTTCCAAGTGAGAGCACGATAAAGAAAGCTATTAGAAAAAGATCTTCTTACGTCAAAGCTAATTCTGA GAAGGTTACGATGGCGGGACTTCGTCGACTTCTGGAGGAAGATCTTGAACTTGAGGAATATACTCTCGACTCCTATAAAAAGTTCATAAGTCAGCAATTAGATGAC GTATTGAAATCTTGTGAACCTTCTGAAGAAAAACTTGCAAGTAATGTCAGGAaaaatgttaagaaaaattccaaGAGGAAAGCATCCAAAACGGTCGGCAGTGATGAGAGTTCTGATTCCTCAGACAGCAAGGATGatggggaagaagaagatgaagaagtgaaACCTAGAAAGAAAAGCATTCCAAAAGGAAAGGTGCAGAACACTGATGTTAAAAAACGTGGAAGACCTGTAAAGGAGACCAACATATCTAGCAGGAAGCGGAGAAAGGCTGCAGAAACAATACCAGAGGAAAATAGTGATGCAGAAGATGGTGGAAATGTCTCTGAAAATGGTCACTCTGAATCTTCTGAAGAGAAACCTGTGAAG ATGCAGAAGAAAGAAGTTTCAAATCCTGCATATGGGAAACGTGTGGAGCATCTGAAATCAGTTATCAAATCATGTGGAATGAG TGTTCCCCCATCaatttacaagaaaataaagcaGGCACCTGAGAACAAACGTGAGGCCCACTTGATAAAGGAGTTGGAGGAAATATTATCCAAAGAAGGGTTATCCGCAAATCCTTCAGAAAAGG AAATCAAGGAAGttagaaagagaaaggaaagagcaAAAGAACTTGAAGGCATTGACATGAGCAATATTGTACAGAGTTCACGTAGAAGGTCTACATCCAGTTTTGTAGCTCCTCCAAAGCCCAAAATTCCAGTTGAAAGCAAGGGTGACGATGCTGAAGATTCTGATAAAGATAATGAtgaagataatgatgaagatgatgaggaggaggaagtAGAAGATgataataatgatgatgaagatgatgatgataatggtGGTGATGATGACAGTCAGAGTGAAGAGTTTGACGAGG ATGCTGATGAAGACAGCGATTAA